The following proteins are encoded in a genomic region of Streptomyces collinus Tu 365:
- a CDS encoding lytic polysaccharide monooxygenase auxiliary activity family 9 protein encodes MPAHRRAAAAAVAGLAPLALTALAAAPASAHGTMGDPVSRVSQCYAEGPESPRSAACAAAVAAGGTQALYDWNGIRIGDAAGRHRELIPDGKLCSAGNEEFKGLDLARADWPATRVRGGSYTFRYRVTAPHKGTFKVYLTKPGYSPAKPLAWSELDLAHPVATATDPAASGGFSTFSGTLPARTGRQLLYAVWQRSDSPEAFYSCSDVDFGGGSGGSAPAPSASAPSDEQIEDGAGRSTVGHHGHGDGDTSASAAPTAPRSAEPSATKPAAKAATGPATTAAAAGSGNRGAAEGTSRDLAETGATAGTSYAAVGGAAALALGSAVLFLSVRRRAAGGGRRR; translated from the coding sequence GTGCCCGCGCACCGCAGGGCCGCCGCCGCGGCCGTCGCCGGTCTCGCCCCGCTCGCGCTGACCGCCCTCGCGGCGGCGCCCGCGTCCGCGCACGGCACGATGGGCGATCCGGTCAGCCGGGTGTCGCAGTGCTACGCGGAGGGCCCGGAGAGCCCCCGGTCGGCGGCCTGCGCGGCGGCGGTGGCGGCCGGCGGCACGCAGGCGCTGTACGACTGGAACGGCATCCGGATCGGCGACGCCGCCGGGCGGCACCGGGAGCTGATACCGGACGGCAAGCTGTGCAGCGCGGGCAACGAGGAGTTCAAGGGTCTCGACCTGGCCCGCGCCGACTGGCCGGCGACGCGCGTGCGCGGCGGGTCGTACACGTTCAGGTACCGCGTGACGGCCCCGCACAAGGGCACCTTCAAGGTCTACCTGACCAAGCCGGGCTACTCCCCCGCCAAGCCACTGGCCTGGTCCGAACTGGACCTGGCGCACCCGGTGGCGACGGCCACCGACCCGGCGGCCTCGGGCGGCTTCTCCACCTTCTCGGGCACCCTTCCGGCGCGCACGGGACGGCAGTTGCTGTACGCGGTCTGGCAGCGCTCGGACAGCCCGGAGGCCTTCTACTCCTGCTCCGACGTCGACTTCGGCGGCGGCAGCGGCGGCTCGGCCCCGGCGCCGAGCGCCTCCGCGCCCTCCGACGAGCAGATCGAGGACGGCGCCGGCCGGTCGACGGTCGGGCACCACGGGCACGGGGACGGTGACACGAGCGCGTCCGCGGCGCCGACCGCCCCGAGGTCCGCGGAACCGTCCGCCACGAAGCCGGCGGCGAAGGCCGCCACGGGACCGGCCACCACGGCTGCCGCGGCCGGCTCCGGCAACCGGGGCGCGGCCGAAGGGACTTCGCGGGATCTGGCCGAGACCGGGGCCACGGCCGGGACCTCCTACGCCGCCGTCGGCGGTGCGGCGGCCCTGGCCCTCGGCTCGGCCGTGCTGTTCCTCTCGGTGCGGCGGCGGGCGGCGGGCGGCGGCCGGCGCCGCTGA
- a CDS encoding esterase/lipase family protein: protein MLPWKRVLRPLTALLLTAAVAAVPAATAHASTPTATAPSGGSPRSSAAESGGGWNDYSCKPSAAHPRPVVLVHGTLGNSIDNWLSLAPYLETRGYCVYSVDYGQLPGVPLFHGLGPIDRSAQQLSDFVDQVLSATGAAKADLVGHSQGGMMPRYYLKFLGGAAKVNALVGLAPDNHGTDLDGLTHLLPYFPGAGDLIKATTPGLADQITGSAFLTKLNAGGDTVPGVHYTVIATKYDEVATPWRNQYLSGEDVHNVLLQDLCPLDLSEHVAIGLFDRIAFHEVANALDPAHATSTTCASAFS from the coding sequence CCTCCACCCCCACCGCGACCGCACCGAGCGGGGGGTCCCCCCGCTCGAGCGCAGCCGAGAGTGGGGGAGGTTGGAACGACTACTCCTGCAAGCCCTCCGCCGCCCATCCCCGCCCGGTCGTCCTGGTGCACGGCACCCTGGGCAACTCCATCGACAACTGGCTGTCCCTCGCCCCCTATCTGGAGACGCGCGGATACTGCGTCTACTCCGTCGACTACGGCCAGCTGCCGGGCGTCCCGCTCTTCCACGGCCTCGGCCCCATCGACAGGTCGGCCCAGCAGCTCTCCGACTTCGTCGACCAGGTGCTCTCCGCCACCGGAGCCGCCAAGGCCGACCTGGTCGGCCACTCCCAGGGCGGCATGATGCCCCGCTACTACCTGAAGTTCCTCGGCGGCGCCGCCAAGGTGAACGCCCTCGTCGGCCTCGCCCCCGACAACCACGGCACCGACCTCGACGGCCTCACCCACCTGCTGCCGTACTTCCCCGGCGCCGGCGACCTGATCAAGGCCACCACCCCCGGCCTCGCCGACCAGATCACCGGCTCCGCGTTCCTGACCAAGCTCAACGCGGGCGGCGACACCGTCCCCGGAGTGCACTACACGGTCATCGCCACCAAGTACGACGAGGTGGCCACGCCCTGGCGCAACCAGTACCTGAGCGGCGAGGACGTCCACAACGTCCTGCTCCAGGACCTGTGCCCGCTCGACCTGTCCGAGCACGTGGCGATCGGCCTGTTCGACCGGATCGCCTTCCACGAGGTGGCCAACGCGCTCGACCCGGCCCACGCGACCAGCACCACCTGCGCCTCGGCCTTCAGCTGA
- a CDS encoding GNAT family N-acetyltransferase, which yields MTNDLSARVRRAVADDVPAVRDVTDAAYRPYVERIGVVPQPMEADHAADVAAGKVFVTGEPVIGLVVVEAFPGHLFLDSVAVRPDAHGRGVGRRLLHFVDAHARALGLGEVRLYTNALMWENQQIYPRYGYEVVERRVEGPYDRIHYRKRLA from the coding sequence ATGACGAACGACCTCAGCGCACGGGTCCGGCGCGCCGTCGCGGACGACGTGCCGGCCGTGCGGGACGTGACCGACGCGGCCTACCGGCCCTACGTCGAACGCATCGGCGTGGTGCCGCAGCCCATGGAGGCCGACCACGCGGCGGACGTGGCCGCCGGGAAGGTGTTCGTCACCGGGGAGCCCGTCATCGGGCTCGTGGTGGTCGAGGCGTTCCCCGGCCACCTCTTCCTGGACAGCGTCGCCGTCCGCCCCGACGCCCACGGCCGGGGCGTGGGGCGACGGCTGCTGCACTTCGTCGACGCGCACGCGCGTGCGCTGGGTCTCGGCGAGGTCCGGCTCTACACCAACGCGCTCATGTGGGAGAACCAGCAGATCTATCCGAGGTACGGCTACGAGGTCGTCGAACGCCGTGTCGAGGGACCCTACGACCGGATCCACTACCGCAAACGGCTCGCCTGA